The following coding sequences are from one Candidatus Nitronereus thalassa window:
- a CDS encoding bifunctional (p)ppGpp synthetase/guanosine-3',5'-bis(diphosphate) 3'-pyrophosphohydrolase, protein MSLTIVTEIDQLIQQVQGYHPEADGAVIRRAYEFSAKAHEGQTRRSGEPYLRHPLAVAGILTFLKLDVTAIVAALLHDTLEDTVATQEELRAQFGDEVTHLVEGVTKIGQIPFQTYEEKQAENFRKMLLSMADDIRVVFIKLADRLHNMRTLEHMSESKRKQIAQETVEIYAPLANRLGMSWMKQELEDLCFQYLKPEAYSLLKLRVAKRDEEREAYVESIIHTTKDALVSAGLTGEVEGRPKHLYSVHQKMERQGITFEEVYDLAAIRIITDTKMNCYTVLGLIHSLWPPVHGRFKDYIATPRTNLYQSLHTTVLGPQGQHIEFQIRTEEMHRLAEYGVAAHWRYKEQARVGDRDEKVFSWLRQFVEWHRDLSDNRQFMDSVKLDLFHLDVFHDVVFAFTPKGEVKELPLGSTPLDFAYSIHTEIGDHCIGAKVNGKIIPLRHKLSSGDTVEILTSSSQTPQREWLKFVRTSRARAKIKHWLKVEEQKRGLELGQRLLEREFRQHNLPAAELLKSDQLEQVALAGGYESLDNMARMIGYGRLSAANVVNQFLDPAVQEQSDGAGSGETPDSIPLKRPNKAVKVLGGRDVMMQLSKCCSPIPGDSIMGYLTRGRGLTIHALGCPNLQALDYEKDRLVEVEWDSHIEGNHSVKVCVLTVDQPGVLAKVSLAISSSQANISRAEITTREDQKAVLDFVIEVSNALHLERTLEAVGRIEGVISAKRIRGWEDSR, encoded by the coding sequence ATGTCGTTAACCATCGTTACAGAGATCGACCAACTTATTCAGCAGGTTCAAGGCTATCATCCCGAAGCGGATGGGGCTGTGATCCGGCGTGCCTATGAGTTTTCGGCAAAAGCCCATGAAGGACAAACTCGGCGGTCGGGCGAGCCTTACCTTCGACATCCGTTAGCGGTGGCGGGAATTCTGACCTTTCTGAAGTTAGATGTCACCGCTATTGTCGCGGCTCTGCTTCACGATACCCTAGAAGATACCGTGGCCACTCAAGAGGAATTGCGCGCGCAATTTGGCGATGAGGTGACGCATTTGGTCGAAGGCGTCACGAAAATTGGGCAGATTCCTTTTCAGACGTATGAAGAAAAGCAGGCTGAAAATTTTCGAAAAATGTTGTTGTCAATGGCTGATGACATCCGTGTGGTGTTTATTAAATTGGCCGACCGTCTGCACAACATGAGAACACTTGAACATATGTCCGAAAGCAAGCGAAAACAAATTGCTCAAGAAACTGTGGAGATTTATGCTCCGTTAGCGAATCGTCTTGGTATGAGTTGGATGAAGCAAGAGCTGGAGGACTTATGTTTTCAATATTTAAAACCCGAAGCCTATAGTTTGCTCAAGCTCCGGGTAGCAAAACGGGATGAAGAGCGAGAGGCCTATGTTGAATCCATCATCCATACGACGAAGGACGCTTTGGTTTCTGCAGGATTAACCGGTGAGGTCGAGGGAAGGCCAAAGCATTTGTATTCCGTGCATCAAAAAATGGAACGACAAGGCATTACCTTTGAAGAAGTATATGACCTCGCAGCGATTCGGATCATTACCGATACGAAGATGAATTGTTATACGGTATTAGGTTTGATCCATTCTCTGTGGCCTCCGGTTCATGGCCGATTTAAAGATTACATCGCGACTCCGCGGACGAACCTCTATCAATCACTTCATACGACGGTGTTGGGTCCCCAAGGCCAACATATCGAGTTTCAGATTCGAACCGAAGAGATGCATCGTCTTGCCGAGTATGGCGTGGCTGCGCATTGGCGTTACAAAGAGCAGGCACGAGTCGGGGATCGTGATGAAAAGGTATTCAGTTGGTTACGCCAATTTGTGGAATGGCATCGGGATTTATCAGACAACCGGCAGTTTATGGATTCCGTGAAGCTCGACCTTTTTCATTTAGATGTGTTCCATGATGTTGTGTTTGCCTTTACGCCAAAAGGGGAAGTGAAGGAGTTGCCTTTGGGTTCCACTCCGCTGGATTTTGCCTATTCTATTCATACCGAAATTGGCGATCACTGCATCGGGGCCAAGGTGAATGGGAAAATTATTCCATTGCGACACAAACTGAGCAGCGGGGATACCGTTGAAATTTTAACGTCGTCGTCCCAGACTCCTCAACGGGAATGGCTCAAGTTTGTCAGAACTTCGCGAGCTCGCGCCAAAATCAAACATTGGCTGAAAGTGGAAGAGCAAAAGCGTGGACTCGAGTTAGGGCAGCGTCTTTTGGAACGAGAGTTTCGTCAGCATAATCTGCCGGCGGCTGAGTTGCTCAAATCTGATCAGTTAGAGCAGGTCGCTTTGGCTGGTGGTTACGAATCCCTCGATAATATGGCAAGAATGATTGGGTATGGACGGTTGTCAGCCGCCAATGTGGTCAATCAATTTTTAGATCCAGCCGTTCAAGAGCAGAGCGATGGTGCTGGGAGCGGGGAAACGCCGGACTCTATTCCATTGAAAAGGCCGAATAAGGCGGTGAAGGTGTTGGGTGGTCGAGATGTCATGATGCAGTTGTCGAAATGTTGTAGTCCCATTCCTGGGGATTCCATCATGGGATATCTGACCCGAGGTCGCGGCCTGACCATTCATGCCTTGGGATGTCCCAATTTGCAGGCATTGGATTATGAAAAGGATCGATTGGTGGAGGTGGAATGGGATAGCCATATCGAAGGGAATCATTCAGTCAAGGTCTGCGTATTGACCGTGGATCAACCGGGAGTTCTCGCCAAGGTGTCTTTGGCCATTTCGTCATCCCAAGCCAATATCAGTAGAGCCGAAATCACCA
- the recJ gene encoding single-stranded-DNA-specific exonuclease RecJ, translating to MMTKKHWITRSVNQEQVLALAEAMEVSPITAKVLWGRGVRDSGHARQWLSNGGGSGHDPFLLPDMEKCVDRLERAIRQKERICFYGDYDVDGISATSLHLSFFRSLGAHAEVYIPHRQEEGYGLNERAIRKLADCQVSLMLTADCGTTSHQEIALAQRLGIDVIVTDHHQFQDDVPQPFAFINPYRSDNLYPFQGLCSGGLAYKVIHAYFKKYGGRDVVPEDGLDLVALSSVADVMPLRDENRVFVREGLRHINEGRRCGIRALKQVLGIAGSCSASTIGFRLAPVINAAGRLAHAELGVRLLTSGSDEEALSLAQKLEHMNRQRREIEQEIFEEAKACVEEARESPVIVVGKPGWHVGVVGIVASRLVERYHRPAVVVAFDQDGMGKGSARSVPGYNVFDSLAQCQEHLLAFGGHPAAAGVTVSFDSFSRFQQKMFEVATGNMTSELKIPVLDIDAEINLSEVQPRLLKEFDALDPFGMGNPEPTLSALGVTVLEKRIVGDNHLKLVVRHNGSVPIECIGFRMGEWLPTLNGAGRQYDVAFIPEINRWKGYDRIQLRMRDLRICEGT from the coding sequence ATGATGACCAAGAAGCACTGGATCACTAGGTCTGTTAACCAGGAACAAGTTCTCGCCCTTGCGGAAGCGATGGAGGTGTCTCCCATTACGGCCAAGGTTTTGTGGGGGCGAGGAGTGCGGGATAGCGGGCATGCTCGTCAGTGGCTTTCAAATGGGGGGGGATCTGGCCATGATCCATTTCTTCTGCCAGATATGGAAAAATGCGTCGATCGGTTAGAGCGCGCCATTCGTCAGAAGGAACGCATTTGTTTTTATGGCGATTATGATGTTGATGGCATTTCCGCCACAAGTTTGCATCTTTCGTTTTTTCGAAGTCTCGGTGCGCATGCGGAAGTGTATATTCCCCACCGTCAAGAAGAAGGCTACGGCCTCAATGAACGCGCGATTCGAAAACTGGCGGATTGCCAAGTGTCGCTTATGCTGACGGCGGATTGCGGGACAACCTCGCATCAGGAAATTGCCTTGGCGCAGCGTCTTGGTATTGATGTGATCGTGACGGACCATCATCAATTCCAAGATGACGTTCCTCAACCCTTTGCATTTATTAATCCCTATCGTTCTGACAATCTGTATCCCTTTCAGGGGCTATGCTCCGGAGGTTTGGCGTACAAAGTGATACATGCTTATTTCAAAAAATATGGGGGACGGGATGTCGTACCCGAAGATGGGCTTGATCTTGTCGCGTTGTCGTCAGTTGCTGATGTGATGCCACTTCGAGATGAAAACCGTGTATTTGTTCGTGAAGGGCTTCGTCATATTAATGAGGGAAGACGTTGCGGCATTCGAGCCCTGAAGCAAGTTTTGGGAATTGCAGGAAGTTGTTCGGCCAGTACCATTGGATTTCGGCTGGCTCCGGTGATCAATGCCGCCGGGCGATTGGCTCATGCGGAATTAGGAGTTCGGCTGTTAACCAGCGGTTCCGATGAGGAGGCCCTCTCCTTGGCTCAGAAATTAGAACACATGAATCGTCAACGTCGTGAAATTGAACAGGAAATCTTTGAAGAAGCAAAAGCCTGTGTCGAAGAGGCAAGAGAATCTCCCGTGATCGTTGTCGGAAAGCCAGGATGGCATGTTGGCGTAGTGGGAATTGTGGCGTCTCGGTTGGTGGAACGATACCATCGTCCAGCTGTGGTTGTGGCATTTGATCAGGATGGCATGGGAAAAGGCTCGGCGCGTTCCGTACCAGGGTATAATGTGTTTGATTCCTTGGCCCAATGCCAGGAACATTTACTGGCCTTTGGAGGCCACCCTGCAGCTGCGGGGGTAACCGTGTCTTTTGACTCGTTTTCGCGGTTTCAACAAAAAATGTTTGAAGTGGCGACGGGGAATATGACATCGGAACTAAAAATTCCTGTGCTGGATATTGACGCGGAGATCAATCTTTCCGAGGTGCAACCTCGCTTGCTGAAAGAATTCGATGCTTTGGATCCATTTGGTATGGGGAATCCTGAACCAACGCTTTCGGCGTTGGGTGTTACTGTTCTGGAAAAACGAATTGTGGGTGACAATCATTTAAAGTTGGTGGTGCGTCACAATGGGTCGGTTCCGATTGAATGTATTGGGTTTCGAATGGGGGAATGGTTACCCACCTTGAATGGCGCTGGCCGACAATATGATGTGGCATTTATTCCGGAAATCAATCGCTGGAAAGGATATGACCGAATTCAGCTCCGCATGAGAGATTTACGGATTTGTGAAGGAACATGA
- a CDS encoding ubiquitin-like protein Pup: MEKQERKSDSSKTPSVKDDQEVKPNPKVIETGKKLQEDIDQLVDEIDEVLEENASEFVKNYVQKGGE, translated from the coding sequence ATGGAAAAACAAGAACGCAAATCGGATTCTTCCAAAACCCCATCCGTTAAGGATGATCAAGAGGTTAAGCCGAATCCAAAGGTGATCGAAACTGGCAAAAAACTTCAGGAAGATATTGATCAACTGGTCGATGAAATAGACGAAGTATTGGAAGAAAACGCTTCAGAATTCGTCAAAAACTATGTGCAGAAAGGGGGCGAATAA
- a CDS encoding pyridoxal phosphate-dependent aminotransferase has protein sequence MSIQDQKFNPASFTPPSRLKKIGPSQIRENMRIALENHAINLAQGRPDFPTSPVVKQAAIDAISQDHNQYSVTWGLTELRQAIAQHLKDRHGLSINPETEVTITCGVTEAIVASMLALVETDDEVVIIEPAHENYVPAVYFASGRPKFVTLRPPDYAMPIDELRSALSPRTRAIILNTPHNPSGHVFTHDELTGILAIADQHGIYVVTDEIYDHLYYEPHHHIAPATLAPTLKSLVITGGLSKIYAATGWRLGYVVASEDVTAAIRTVHDYLTICAPTPFQHAAVTALALPETYYAELRAEFLERRDLTMKMLQESGFTPYLPQGAYYLLAGYEPWAHKGNSESFTKRLITEAKVAVVPGNAFYYQATDLGQHLVRFAFAKTCQVLQEASENLRQAFLNR, from the coding sequence ATGTCTATTCAGGATCAAAAATTTAATCCAGCTTCTTTCACACCTCCTTCCAGACTGAAAAAGATCGGGCCATCACAGATTCGGGAAAATATGCGAATTGCACTCGAGAATCATGCCATTAATTTAGCTCAAGGGCGTCCTGACTTTCCCACTTCACCCGTGGTGAAACAAGCGGCGATTGATGCCATTAGCCAGGATCACAATCAATACTCTGTAACCTGGGGATTGACAGAATTACGCCAAGCCATCGCACAACATCTCAAGGACAGGCATGGTCTCTCCATTAACCCTGAAACCGAGGTCACCATTACCTGTGGTGTGACGGAAGCCATCGTGGCCTCCATGCTGGCCCTTGTCGAAACTGATGATGAAGTCGTCATCATTGAACCCGCACACGAAAACTATGTCCCGGCAGTTTATTTCGCCAGCGGCAGACCAAAATTCGTTACGCTTCGACCACCAGACTATGCCATGCCAATCGATGAGCTTCGTTCAGCCTTGAGCCCTCGAACACGAGCTATCATTCTGAATACTCCACATAACCCCTCCGGCCATGTGTTTACCCACGACGAATTAACAGGGATCTTGGCCATTGCGGATCAGCATGGCATCTACGTCGTGACGGATGAAATTTATGATCACCTCTACTATGAGCCGCATCACCATATCGCCCCAGCAACATTGGCTCCCACTTTGAAGAGTTTGGTTATTACCGGAGGCTTGTCAAAAATTTATGCAGCGACCGGTTGGCGTCTAGGCTATGTGGTGGCCTCCGAAGATGTCACGGCCGCGATTCGGACGGTACATGACTACCTCACCATCTGTGCCCCCACGCCTTTTCAGCATGCAGCAGTTACGGCCTTGGCCCTCCCAGAAACTTACTACGCCGAGTTACGCGCGGAATTTTTGGAACGTCGAGACTTGACCATGAAGATGCTGCAAGAAAGTGGATTTACGCCCTACCTACCGCAAGGTGCCTATTACTTGTTAGCCGGCTACGAACCCTGGGCACACAAAGGAAACTCAGAATCTTTTACCAAGCGATTAATCACAGAAGCCAAAGTCGCCGTGGTTCCCGGCAATGCCTTTTATTATCAGGCGACTGATTTGGGACAGCATCTTGTCCGCTTCGCATTCGCCAAAACATGTCAGGTTCTCCAGGAAGCCAGCGAGAACCTGCGTCAAGCCTTTCTCAATCGTTAA
- a CDS encoding carboxypeptidase M32: MTTSAWDTLSHQISELDTLAGIGGLLAWDQQVIMPSNSVEGRTQQSEMIGRLYHEQATSPRLGELIEAVAALPNPTIEQQAAVRNLRRTYARSTCVPQTLASQIAKASANGIAAWGEAKKEKNYKRFVKSLQTNLDLALERAQAIDSSRHPYDVLLEDYDPGTTVKDLRLMFGTLQPGLTTVRNAALAKKPAEPFTELFEVAKQLTLHQEVIRAVGYDTTRGALHEAEHPFSCRVGRGDVRIATHVHERDFLSGLAATMHELGHALYEQGIPDGPGSSAVYAATSTGLHESQSRLWENMVGRSLEFYQWLQPLMTKHFPRQAFDPENVFKTSCHVNSGSIRIFSDEVSYNLHIILRFEMELALLEKRITVNEAPGEWEKLSEQYLGIRPSDPAEGILQDAHWAGGAFGYFPSYTLGNLYAASLFAKLHECIPNLGHQITEGNFAPTLQFLRERIHHHGHLYETPDLLQKAVGTRDHVKDLLAYLQGRYAND; the protein is encoded by the coding sequence ATGACTACATCCGCATGGGATACACTCTCTCACCAAATTTCAGAACTGGATACACTCGCGGGCATTGGAGGATTATTGGCTTGGGACCAGCAAGTGATCATGCCATCAAATTCGGTGGAGGGCCGAACGCAACAAAGTGAAATGATAGGCAGGTTGTACCACGAACAGGCCACGTCTCCTCGATTGGGTGAGCTCATTGAGGCGGTGGCGGCCCTTCCCAACCCAACAATCGAACAACAGGCTGCTGTACGAAATTTACGACGGACCTATGCCCGTTCAACCTGCGTTCCGCAAACCCTGGCCAGCCAAATTGCCAAGGCCTCGGCAAACGGAATCGCAGCATGGGGGGAAGCCAAAAAGGAAAAAAATTACAAACGATTCGTTAAGAGCTTGCAGACGAATTTAGACTTGGCCCTTGAACGAGCTCAGGCAATTGATTCCAGTCGTCATCCCTATGATGTCCTTCTTGAAGACTACGACCCCGGGACAACCGTCAAGGATCTACGCCTCATGTTTGGCACATTACAACCCGGCCTCACGACAGTGCGAAACGCAGCCCTTGCGAAAAAACCGGCTGAACCCTTCACCGAACTTTTTGAGGTCGCCAAACAACTCACGCTCCACCAAGAAGTCATTCGCGCGGTGGGATATGACACGACACGGGGGGCATTACATGAGGCGGAACATCCCTTTTCCTGTCGAGTTGGCCGCGGGGATGTACGGATTGCCACCCATGTGCACGAACGAGACTTTCTCAGTGGATTAGCGGCTACGATGCATGAACTTGGACATGCCCTTTATGAACAAGGCATCCCCGATGGACCAGGTAGCTCAGCGGTGTACGCCGCCACCTCAACAGGATTACATGAATCCCAATCTCGCCTATGGGAAAATATGGTGGGACGATCTCTCGAATTTTATCAATGGCTCCAGCCATTGATGACCAAACATTTTCCCCGTCAGGCATTTGATCCCGAAAATGTTTTCAAAACCTCTTGCCATGTGAATTCAGGAAGCATTCGAATATTTTCCGATGAAGTCTCCTATAACCTACATATCATTTTACGATTTGAAATGGAATTGGCATTATTAGAGAAACGCATCACCGTCAATGAAGCTCCGGGGGAATGGGAGAAGTTAAGCGAACAATATTTAGGAATTCGACCCTCCGATCCAGCGGAAGGCATTTTACAAGATGCTCATTGGGCGGGCGGGGCTTTCGGATATTTCCCAAGCTACACCTTGGGAAATTTATATGCGGCATCACTCTTTGCCAAACTACACGAATGCATTCCAAACCTCGGACACCAAATCACCGAGGGTAACTTTGCTCCAACCTTACAATTTTTAAGGGAACGGATTCACCACCATGGCCATTTGTACGAAACACCGGACCTCCTACAAAAAGCGGTAGGCACACGAGACCACGTCAAAGACTTGCTGGCCTATCTCCAAGGACGCTATGCCAATGATTAA
- a CDS encoding sigma-54 dependent transcriptional regulator: protein MSEAYPICLLGSPHLEHALAQMGFEVFSGESPVSGETLQIGAHVRLVILDGKNLGDAQTFDTIKALQECRPYLDVLVFKPDADASYVHAVLKSGAADVVYEDSLETLQHTIQTIQANQTFSSNTSDLRDTRKKFGSFEGILSRNGTMWDIFQTIARTASSDATVLIVGETGTGKDLLARAIHRQSGRTGRFVAVNCSTINPEIIESELFGHERGAFTGAHQQKQGLFRYADGGTILLDEIGDMPVQTQLSLLRVLQEQTVRPVGSHHEVPIDARVIAATNASLAQAVQIGQFREDLFYRLDVIRLEVPPLRERREDILFLFGHFLKQVCADYGMDCPELNQSFMDLLWEQPWPGNVRQLENLTQRLVLKGHTKELTAEDLTEVLYSQEIPGVSSTLPSAEMENGARSFPSQNCSSASIDPTLTLADYLQPQLSVLEKEYLEVVLADNNGRIADSANQAGMSRRTLLRKLKAYDIDKQEFRDKS, encoded by the coding sequence ATGTCTGAAGCCTATCCAATATGCCTCCTGGGGTCCCCGCATTTAGAACATGCATTGGCTCAAATGGGTTTCGAGGTTTTCAGTGGGGAGTCGCCAGTAAGTGGAGAAACTCTACAAATCGGGGCTCACGTTCGCCTCGTGATCTTAGATGGTAAGAATCTTGGCGATGCCCAAACTTTCGATACGATCAAGGCTTTGCAGGAATGTCGGCCGTATCTCGATGTGTTGGTGTTTAAACCTGACGCGGATGCGAGCTATGTTCATGCTGTTCTAAAAAGCGGGGCGGCGGATGTGGTGTATGAGGATTCACTGGAAACTCTGCAACACACCATTCAAACTATTCAGGCGAATCAAACATTTTCCTCGAATACCTCAGACCTTCGGGATACTCGTAAAAAATTTGGGAGTTTTGAAGGTATCCTCAGCCGTAATGGCACCATGTGGGATATTTTTCAAACCATTGCCCGAACGGCGAGTTCCGATGCCACGGTGTTGATTGTTGGGGAAACGGGGACAGGGAAAGACTTGCTCGCCAGGGCTATCCACCGTCAGTCTGGACGAACAGGCCGATTTGTGGCCGTAAATTGCAGCACTATTAATCCAGAAATTATTGAGTCGGAATTGTTCGGTCATGAGCGCGGTGCCTTTACTGGCGCTCATCAGCAAAAACAGGGGTTGTTTCGATATGCCGATGGCGGCACGATTCTTCTCGATGAAATTGGAGATATGCCGGTTCAAACTCAGTTGAGTTTGTTACGCGTGTTACAAGAACAGACGGTGCGGCCCGTTGGGTCTCACCATGAAGTGCCCATTGATGCGCGAGTCATTGCCGCAACCAATGCTTCTTTGGCTCAAGCGGTGCAAATTGGCCAATTTCGGGAAGATCTTTTTTATCGCCTTGATGTAATTCGATTAGAGGTGCCTCCGTTACGCGAACGCCGGGAAGACATTCTGTTTTTATTTGGCCATTTTCTGAAACAAGTCTGTGCAGATTATGGAATGGACTGTCCAGAATTGAATCAGTCATTTATGGATTTGCTCTGGGAGCAGCCTTGGCCAGGAAATGTGCGCCAATTAGAAAATCTGACTCAACGACTGGTCTTAAAAGGTCATACCAAGGAATTGACCGCGGAAGATCTGACCGAAGTGTTATATTCCCAAGAGATTCCAGGAGTTTCATCTACCTTGCCAAGCGCTGAAATGGAAAACGGAGCCCGATCATTTCCAAGTCAGAATTGTTCGTCAGCATCCATTGATCCCACGTTGACTCTGGCAGACTACCTTCAACCCCAACTTTCGGTTTTAGAGAAAGAGTATCTAGAAGTCGTTTTAGCTGACAATAATGGACGCATTGCCGATTCAGCCAATCAGGCTGGTATGAGTCGCCGTACGCTTCTTCGTAAGCTTAAAGCGTATGACATCGACAAGCAGGAATTTCGCGATAAATCTTGA
- a CDS encoding GNAT family N-acetyltransferase, which translates to MQNQLEIGERLYNRFEWKRPQAPIQLDIQPAKRHEMVIAANILRSSAEWYRPFLHEKDMAQHTVDNTWGEMEFDRRRFFIGRNQDVPVGVISTQSVQDMFYIGYIYVYAHQVGKGFGPQLLSHVRDLAWEEGKRGMVLIAHPKAIWATRAYTRFGFECIATTREQVLEWQQGWLKPYYEEGFQLYQFLF; encoded by the coding sequence ATGCAAAATCAATTGGAAATTGGAGAAAGACTCTATAACAGATTTGAGTGGAAAAGACCTCAAGCACCTATACAGCTAGATATTCAACCGGCCAAACGTCACGAAATGGTCATTGCTGCGAATATTCTCCGTTCATCAGCTGAATGGTACCGGCCTTTTCTTCACGAAAAAGATATGGCCCAGCATACGGTGGATAATACTTGGGGAGAAATGGAGTTCGACAGGCGACGCTTCTTTATTGGGCGAAACCAAGATGTCCCGGTTGGCGTAATATCCACTCAATCAGTCCAAGACATGTTTTACATCGGATACATCTATGTCTACGCCCACCAAGTAGGCAAGGGGTTCGGGCCCCAATTACTTAGTCATGTTCGTGATCTCGCTTGGGAGGAAGGTAAACGGGGTATGGTGTTGATTGCCCACCCCAAGGCAATCTGGGCCACTCGCGCCTATACCCGCTTCGGATTTGAATGCATTGCTACTACCCGAGAGCAAGTGCTAGAGTGGCAGCAAGGTTGGCTTAAACCCTACTATGAAGAGGGATTCCAACTGTACCAATTTCTGTTCTGA
- a CDS encoding ATP-grasp domain-containing protein gives MAKKAPKKKKPSGGNKPAAAKKKAISKKVLSAKKSPNKKKPTIKKKSAISKKTPDVKKKPTTKRAPVALLGYSLETMEAAKEHNIPFVAVVPEGFDIALKEDGVDCTTWDFYMRNQNSERLHEKLVERGVSHAVPLYEETVEWAGQLNTLLLKDPRAFQRALLFRDKAMMKRNAQMNGIRVGVFEEIRTPEEALAFFEDINEARLRLDEEVPEPVHLKPLSAAGSVGHVFVRTREDITSLPDDAFPCLAESHLAGQEFSVEAFIHQGKIEFMNITEYVHLGYSQIVPETPKLTKQRPKIRKAIEKLIKAFGITNGMIHPEYFLDHEGELHFGEVANRVPGGHIFELIQKAHGFNPYAALLLCSDPNTTKRQLDRFFPKERDHKIFAANLMVYPRKATVHQLAFPEELENHSYFDRHTMFEPVTPKVAERVGFGNHYGTVFLAGEDPEILRELVQKYEDYDFYE, from the coding sequence ATGGCTAAGAAAGCCCCTAAGAAAAAGAAACCATCTGGAGGTAATAAACCCGCGGCAGCCAAGAAAAAGGCCATCTCGAAAAAGGTATTGAGCGCGAAAAAATCCCCCAACAAAAAGAAACCAACCATCAAGAAGAAGTCGGCCATTTCGAAAAAGACACCGGACGTTAAGAAAAAACCTACCACTAAGCGAGCACCAGTCGCTCTCTTGGGATATAGTCTCGAAACCATGGAAGCCGCAAAGGAACACAACATCCCATTTGTCGCCGTGGTTCCGGAAGGTTTCGACATTGCCCTGAAAGAAGATGGAGTTGATTGTACGACCTGGGACTTTTATATGCGGAACCAGAATTCAGAGCGCCTTCACGAAAAACTCGTGGAGCGAGGCGTGAGCCATGCCGTCCCCCTGTATGAAGAAACCGTGGAATGGGCGGGCCAACTCAACACCCTTCTCCTCAAAGATCCCCGCGCCTTTCAACGAGCGTTGCTCTTCCGTGACAAGGCCATGATGAAACGCAACGCCCAAATGAACGGAATTCGGGTTGGTGTCTTTGAAGAAATCCGGACACCCGAAGAAGCCCTAGCCTTTTTTGAAGACATCAATGAAGCCAGGCTTCGCCTAGACGAAGAAGTGCCAGAACCCGTCCACCTTAAACCGTTATCGGCTGCAGGAAGCGTCGGGCATGTGTTTGTCCGGACCAGAGAAGACATCACTTCTCTCCCAGATGACGCCTTTCCCTGTTTGGCCGAAAGCCATTTGGCTGGACAAGAGTTTTCGGTTGAAGCCTTTATTCATCAGGGAAAAATCGAATTCATGAATATCACCGAATATGTCCATTTGGGCTATTCTCAAATCGTACCTGAAACACCGAAGCTCACCAAACAGCGCCCCAAGATTCGAAAAGCGATCGAAAAACTCATCAAAGCCTTTGGTATCACCAATGGCATGATCCATCCTGAGTATTTCTTGGATCATGAAGGGGAGTTGCATTTTGGAGAGGTAGCAAACCGGGTTCCCGGTGGCCACATCTTCGAGCTGATTCAAAAAGCTCATGGCTTTAATCCTTACGCTGCTTTATTATTATGTTCGGATCCGAACACCACCAAACGGCAATTGGATCGATTTTTCCCGAAAGAGCGAGACCATAAGATCTTCGCGGCCAATTTGATGGTCTACCCGCGAAAGGCCACCGTGCACCAACTCGCGTTTCCTGAAGAATTAGAGAATCACTCCTACTTTGATCGCCATACCATGTTTGAACCTGTCACACCAAAGGTGGCAGAGCGGGTCGGGTTCGGCAACCACTATGGAACGGTATTCTTAGCAGGTGAAGACCCAGAAATATTGCGCGAACTCGTGCAGAAGTACGAGGATTATGACTTCTATGAGTGA